The genomic segment GGCCCAATATGGTCGCCATACAGGGGCGGGGCACCTTGTTCATCTTCTGGAGAAACTCCGCAGGCCTGCGGCACCTCCCGCCTCTGCCGACCTGCCTGTGACCCCCGAAAGCCAGGATATGGAAAATCGTTTCATTGACGAGAAGACAAATCATTGTCCGCCACTTGTCACCTATTGGGCAGAACGGCTCTGTCATCAAAAAAGGCTCGTGCAAAAAAGACGGGAGAATTACCAACGTCTGCTCAGCCATGTCAAAGGGATGACACAGCTCAGGCCGCTTCTGCCGCAGTTACCCGACGGGGTTGTCCCCTATATGTTCCCGCTTGCGCTAGATAATCTGGAGAGGGTCTTTCCTTTTCTGGAAGATGGCGGGCTCCCCTTGCAGCGGTTTGGACAGTTTCTGTGGCCTGATAAAACCGTCGCCGCCTGCCGCAACAGCCTGTTCTGGTCCCGTCATGTACTTCAACTCCCCTGCCACCAAGGACTGAGAAGTGAAGAAATAGACTGGATGATCGAGACCGTGCTGCGCTGTCTGGATAAAGCTGCTTAGCGAAAGAAACCGCGTTAACCCGTTTGCCAATCTGGAATAGAATATGTTTGTAGAAGAATATACCCACTATGATCAAATTCCCCCGGCCTATGTCCAGGCCTGTATGGAACATAATCAGAATTTATTCTTTGACCCGCAATGGTTCGCGCTGCTGGAAAAACATATTGTCCAAAATGGCACTGCGGTCAAATATCTATGTTTTCTGGATGAACGAAAAAAAATCGAAGCAATTCTGCCCTTGCTCATCACAAAAACACACCCGCGGAACCTTAACAGTTTTGCCAATTTTTACAGTCTGGATTTTTCCCCCTTATTCACCAAACCCATCCATCAGTGCGGCAAAACGATCAAAAAAATCGCCGAATATTTTTGCCAGCATGCCGCACACTGGGACAGTCTGCACTTATTCCCCGTAGATGCCGACAGTCTGGCGATAATCCAGCTGGAACACGCCTTCCGGGAGAAAGGGTTCGAAACAGTCTTCGACTTTTTTCATCATAACTGGATATATATCAATCCCGGCCTGGAATTTGCACAGTTCCTTGCCCGAAAATCAAAAAAAATACGGGATATTTCCCGCCTCGAACGCAAACTGTTCAAGGAACATAAAGGGGAAATAAAAATCATTCGGACATCGGACAAAAATCTGGAGAACTATATACGTGACTACACCAAAGTCTATGATAACAGCTGGAAGGACAGTGAAAACTATCCGGGGTTCATTCCCGACCTGATCCGGTTGTGTGCGGAAAAAGAGATTTTGCGGCTGGGCATCCTTTATCTGGAAGACATTCCGGTCGCCACCCAACTGAATATTCATCACAACACAACCACTCTGATTTACAAACTCTGTTATGATGAGGCGTATAAATCAAAATCCGTAGGTGCCATTTTGTCGAAAAACATGATGCAGGTCGCCTTTGACGGGGACCGGGCGACATTTATTGATTACGGTTGCGGTAATGACGCATACAAAAAAGACTGGATGTCCCACAGGCTAGAAAAAAAGTCTTTAAAAATTTTCAACAATAATTTTAATGGAAAAAAGGCGGCTCTGAAAAACAGGGTGAGCAAAATTCTCGATCTCCTTCGAGGACAAACCCCATAAAGTCCGGACAGGGGCTTTTCACCCTTTGTTAAATGTCGCTCCTATAGTATAAGAACCCGGTTTTGCATATTTTGCATGAATAAAGATCAACACAGGATAAGGCTTGAAAGATGTCAGCAGTGGAAAATGTCAGGGAAATTCTGAAGGCTACACTTCAAATCGGAGAGCGGGCCGACGCCCTGACTCCCGATACGCCTTTGCTCGGCAATATTCCCGAACTGGATTCCATGGCTGTGGCCATGCTCGTGACTTCCCTGGAAGAACATTTCGATATCTTCATCGAAGATGATGAAATCAGTGCGGAAACTTTTGAAACTTTCGGGGCCCTGTGTGATTTTGTCGAAGAAAAAACCGCGGCCTGATCCAGCCCAACGGGGGTGAATCCCTTTGCAACCTTTCTTTTTTAACAGCACCGCCGGCCAGTTATTCGGGAATTATTTCCCCGCGACCGACGACTGCGAGGCCAAAGGCGACATTCTGTTTTTCCCCCCTTTTGCCGAAGAGCTCAACCGGTCCCGCCACATGATCAGCCGTCAGGCGCGGGCCTTCAACCGCCTGGGATACGGCGTTCTTCTGGTGGACCTGTTCGGTACCGGCGATAGCGCCGGCAGCTATGCCGAAAGTTCCTGGGAAATCTGGATCCAGGACATGAAAACCGCCTGCGACTGGCTTGTGAACCAAAAAAGCCGGCCCATCGCCTTCTGGGCTCTGCGCAGCGGCGCCCTGCTGGCCGCCGACCTGGTTCAGCGCTACCCTCAACTTGCATGCCATCTGTTGCTTTGGGCGCCGGTCAGC from the Luteithermobacter gelatinilyticus genome contains:
- a CDS encoding GNAT family N-acetyltransferase; this encodes MFVEEYTHYDQIPPAYVQACMEHNQNLFFDPQWFALLEKHIVQNGTAVKYLCFLDERKKIEAILPLLITKTHPRNLNSFANFYSLDFSPLFTKPIHQCGKTIKKIAEYFCQHAAHWDSLHLFPVDADSLAIIQLEHAFREKGFETVFDFFHHNWIYINPGLEFAQFLARKSKKIRDISRLERKLFKEHKGEIKIIRTSDKNLENYIRDYTKVYDNSWKDSENYPGFIPDLIRLCAEKEILRLGILYLEDIPVATQLNIHHNTTTLIYKLCYDEAYKSKSVGAILSKNMMQVAFDGDRATFIDYGCGNDAYKKDWMSHRLEKKSLKIFNNNFNGKKAALKNRVSKILDLLRGQTP
- a CDS encoding acyl carrier protein: MSAVENVREILKATLQIGERADALTPDTPLLGNIPELDSMAVAMLVTSLEEHFDIFIEDDEISAETFETFGALCDFVEEKTAA